One part of the Lentimicrobium sp. L6 genome encodes these proteins:
- a CDS encoding TetR/AcrR family transcriptional regulator has protein sequence MPKQTFFKLKEEKKEAIIQAFLFEFSHHSYEDASITAVVKKLGIAKGSIYQYFEDKLDLFLYLKEESEQTKMQYIMHLNRANYPDFWSYYRELYVQGIKFDEEHPLQSRFLYHINFLTSSTAIKELAKSWKEKALVMMQAMIKKEIEEGHFRNDVPLLSMAHFLYTISISIGEYMERIHQVDVGKNLDQELPLLQGTQESLLKSIDAYIILLKPSFNKS, from the coding sequence ATGCCGAAACAAACATTTTTCAAACTCAAAGAAGAGAAAAAAGAGGCCATCATTCAGGCATTCTTATTCGAATTTAGTCATCACTCTTATGAGGATGCTTCTATAACAGCTGTTGTCAAGAAGCTTGGAATTGCCAAAGGAAGCATTTATCAATATTTTGAAGACAAACTAGATCTGTTTCTTTATCTCAAGGAAGAAAGCGAACAAACCAAGATGCAATACATCATGCATCTAAACAGAGCCAACTATCCCGATTTTTGGAGCTATTATCGCGAACTTTATGTTCAAGGAATTAAATTTGATGAAGAACATCCTCTTCAAAGCCGTTTCCTCTACCACATCAACTTCCTAACAAGTTCAACAGCTATAAAAGAATTGGCTAAAAGCTGGAAAGAAAAAGCATTAGTCATGATGCAAGCCATGATTAAAAAAGAAATAGAGGAGGGGCATTTTAGAAACGATGTGCCTTTATTATCAATGGCTCACTTTCTATATACCATCAGTATTAGTATTGGTGAGTATATGGAGAGAATACATCAGGTTGATGTGGGCAAGAATTTAGATCAGGAACTCCCCTTATTGCAAGGAACCCAAGAGTCCTTATTAAAATCCATTGATGCCTATATTATTTTACTAAAACCTTCATTCAACAAATCATGA
- a CDS encoding ABC transporter ATP-binding protein — protein MIKVKNLDYSYPKGETPTLKGLNFEIEKGEIFGFLGPSGAGKSTCQKILYKIIGNYNGEISIDNKDLKEWGRDYFQDIGVGFELPNHYGKLTALENLQLFSAFYSSKKVQNLNSLLEIVGLEKEANKPVDSYSKGMKMRLNYVRAIMHNPNILFFDEPTSGLDPINAQTIKQHILSLKNLGKTIFITTHDMATADELCDRVSFIVDGEIIITEKPADLKLQHGRDLVKVELKNGKNAEFPLTKLGENLEFGKFIKEKEILRIHTQEASLEEVFIKITGKNLK, from the coding sequence ATGATCAAAGTCAAAAACCTAGATTATAGCTATCCAAAAGGAGAAACTCCAACTCTAAAAGGGCTAAATTTTGAAATAGAAAAAGGAGAAATATTTGGTTTTCTTGGGCCAAGTGGCGCTGGAAAAAGTACTTGTCAGAAGATCCTCTATAAAATCATTGGTAATTATAATGGGGAAATCAGTATCGACAATAAAGATTTAAAAGAATGGGGTCGCGATTATTTTCAAGATATTGGAGTGGGTTTTGAATTGCCCAATCATTACGGAAAACTCACTGCTTTGGAGAATCTTCAATTATTTTCCGCCTTTTATTCCTCCAAAAAAGTGCAGAACCTAAACTCCTTATTAGAAATTGTTGGATTAGAAAAAGAAGCGAACAAGCCAGTAGATTCCTATTCAAAAGGAATGAAAATGCGATTGAATTATGTGAGAGCCATTATGCATAATCCGAATATCTTGTTTTTCGATGAACCTACTTCGGGTTTAGATCCAATAAATGCACAAACCATCAAACAACATATCCTCAGCTTAAAAAATCTAGGTAAAACCATTTTCATCACCACTCACGATATGGCCACTGCTGATGAACTCTGTGATAGGGTTTCATTTATTGTAGATGGAGAAATCATCATCACCGAAAAACCGGCAGATCTAAAACTCCAACACGGTAGGGACCTGGTAAAGGTAGAATTGAAAAATGGAAAGAATGCAGAATTCCCTTTGACTAAATTGGGAGAGAATTTGGAATTCGGTAAGTTTATAAAGGAAAAAGAAATTCTGAGAATACACACTCAAGAAGCAAGTTTAGAGGAGGTTTTTATAAAAATAACGGGCAAAAACTTAAAATAA